The genome window GTGATCCGATATGAAGGACCCAAGGGAGGACCGGGAATGCAGGAGATGCTCTATCCCACCTCCTACCTCAAGTCCATGCATCTTGGCAAAGAGTGTGCTCTGATTACTGATGGCCGTTTCTCCGGAGGAACGTCCGGCCTTTCTATCGGCCATGTCTCTCCCGAGGCCGCAGCGGGAGGTGAGATAGCCCTGATCCGTGATGGTGACCTTATTGAAATTGATATCCCGGAACGAACAATCAATGTTCTCATCTCAGATGAAGAAATGGAAGCTCGTAAACGGGAGGAAGAATCAAAGGGTAAAGATGCCTATACCCCTGTCGGTCGAAACAGGGTGGTCACCCAGGCACTGAAAGCCTACGCCCTCATGGCATCCTCCGCCGACAAGGGAGCCATAAGACTACTGCCCGGAGAAGAGAGTTAATGGATAAACGCTTTGGATTTGTGGGAATTACGATAGAAAACAAGGAAGAGCATGCCCTGCAAGTCCAGAAGATCCTGTCAGAATACTCAGAAATTATTTTGGGAAGGATGGGACTACCCCATCTGGAAGAAAACAAGATTGCCGTCATAACCCTGATTGTTCAATCCACAACGGATGAACTGGGAGGATTGACGGGGAAGCTGGGTAGAATTGCAGGAGTATCGGTTAAATCGGGTCTAACGAAAAGACCTCAGACCTGAGTCCCCACAGGGGGACTGCCATCGGAATCCCCCTCTCTGTATAAAAAGGAGAGGGGAATCCGCTAAATATCAAACTTTAATGATTTCCGCAGCCGCAGCCTTCACTTTGTCCCTCACCATGACCTCCGCAGCCACAGCCTTCACCTTCACCCTCACCATGGCCTCCACAACCGCAGCCTTCACCCTCGCCATGGCCTCCACAGCCACAGCCTTTCTTTGTCAGTGCTGCGATCTCTTCTTCACTTGCCGGACGGACACTATTGAGAGTCCCGCTGAATTTCATATGTTCACCAGCCAGGGGATGATTCGCATCCAGGATGATCTTGTCTCCCTCGATGGTCTGCACTGTCATCAGCTTGTTTCCCTCAGGAGTATGGGCTTCTATGATGGTACCGACTTCCAGTTCTGTAGCAGAACCATGAAAATCCTTGGCTGAAACTTCCATAACATTTGACTCATCTTTTAGACCATACATATCGACCGGATCGAGGACGACATCAAATTCACTGCCCTCTTCCAGACCTTTTAGAGCCTTTTCAATACCGGGAACCATCATTCCCAGGCCTTCAATATAGTTTAAAGCTCCACTGTGTTCGGAGCTGTCTACCAGAGAACCATCCTGTCTTCTCAGTACGAAATCGGCAGTAATACTGTTCTGAACTTCACTCATATCATCTCTTCCTTATCTTTTAGAAAAGACTCCGGCCTATAGGCCGAAATCCTCCTGTTATTTACATGTCTTCCTACTATAGATTAATCTTCCGCATATTAAAAGTTTTACACCCCTTTCGGACCTCTTTTTCCTGAATAATCCTGTTTAATTGGGATATGACGTTGATTTTACCCTCTCACTTCCGATACAATCAGCCGTTGATTTTAAGATGAAACTCTTTTAATCCGTATTTATATAAGAGAGAAGGACCCCTATGATACTTGGTGAACAACCTGATTTTCTAGGCAATGAACGTCAGCTAAAAATGCTCCAGAGAGCTCTTGAAGAAGAGAATATTCTTATTTGGAATAAATTCAATGCCAGCAATGGACCTCAATTTAAGGCCAACCTGAAGGGCATCAACCTGTCCGGCCTGGAACTGAAGGAAATAAATCTAACACGGGCTAATCTGACAGGGGCAAATCTGACAAATACAGACCTGAGGTTTGCCAAGCTTGAACACGCACAATTGTCCGGAGCCGATCTTACAGGAGCCGACTTAAGGGGTGCCATCCTGAATGACGCCGACCTCAGCCGGGCCACCTTGAAAAAGACAAACCTGAGCAAGGCAAGACTGGGACGGGTAAATCTGACAGAGAGTGATCTGACTGGTGCAGATATGACCGATGCATCTCTAACGGGAGCCAAGGTCAAGCCCGAAGGACTGGCAAAAACAATAATTAGTAACACAAAGATGCCCGGTAAAATTAAAATTGTGTCAAAAACAGATGACACCAATGCTCCCCCCTGGATGAAAGCCAAGGAGGAAGAGCAGCAGAGGAAACAGCTTCGCCTCAAACAAGAAAAGGCCAAGGAAGAAGAAGAGAAGAAAAAACGCCTTCGCCGCTTAGGCATCAAACAGAGTTTGAGCAGTTGGGATGACGACGACGATTAACCCAGAGCGACATCCAGTGTCATCATGACGGCAAAGCCAACCATGGCACCCAGGGTGGCAATATCTGTATTGCCTGAACTCTGGGACTCTGGAATAGCCTCTTCAACAACTACAAAAATCATAGCACCCGCAGCAAAAGCCAAGGCATAGGGCAGAACAGGCTGCATTACGAGAACAAGCAAGGCTCCTAAAACACCGGCAATGGGCTCTACAATACCAGAGGCCTGTCCATACATAAACGATTTAGTCCTGGAGAGTCCCTCCCGTCTGAGGGGAATGGAAACCGCAGCACCTTCTGGAAAATTCTGAATACCAATTCCAAGGGCAAGAGCCACAGCTCCGGCAAGTGAAGCAGAGGGAATACCCGCGGCCACAGCACCAAAAGCAACACCGACCGCCAGACCCTCAGGAATATTGTGCAGAGTAATAGCAAGGGTCAACAGAATACTCTTATGCCAGCTGGTTTTAACACCTTCGACTTCCGACATGGGGGCATTGAGGTGAAGGTGAGGCAGAAGCTTATCTACCAGTCTCAAAAAGGCTCCACCCACAAGAAAACCGATCACAGGAGGAACCCAGGGGATCATACCCATCTGCTCTGCCATATCTATGGAGGGAGCAAGGAGTGACCAGAAGCTGGCGGCAATCATCACACCCGCAGCAAACCCGAGCATCCCATCAAGTACTTTTTTACTGATATTCTTAAAAAAGAACACCATGGCAGCCCCCAAGGCTGTTACCGCATATGTAAACAGAGTTCCTATTAAGGCTTGTTGAACCGGTTGAAATCCGGAAATCCATTCAATCATCGAAAAAATCCTCCATATCTTGTTTTTTAATCATAGCGATTTTTCTGGACACTGCAACAAATTGAATCAAATCAATTAAAAAACTTACGATTGATGAATCGGAGTGTCTAGAGTAGAATCTGTATAGTCTTTTTGACCAGCCCCTTGGGTCCACAACTAAATAATGACCAGACTTCTCATAGACCCCTGACAGAACATGGAGAACCCCGATGTTGAGAATTGCCCACATAACAGATACTCATATTAGCAAAGAGAAGCAGCCCCTAGATGGCATAAACACCAGAGAACAGTTCTTGAGGATATTGAAAGAGATCAAGACCCGGGAAGTGGATTT of Oceanispirochaeta crateris contains these proteins:
- a CDS encoding FKBP-type peptidyl-prolyl cis-trans isomerase, which produces MSEVQNSITADFVLRRQDGSLVDSSEHSGALNYIEGLGMMVPGIEKALKGLEEGSEFDVVLDPVDMYGLKDESNVMEVSAKDFHGSATELEVGTIIEAHTPEGNKLMTVQTIEGDKIILDANHPLAGEHMKFSGTLNSVRPASEEEIAALTKKGCGCGGHGEGEGCGCGGHGEGEGEGCGCGGHGEGQSEGCGCGNH
- a CDS encoding TM1266 family iron-only hydrogenase system putative regulator is translated as MDKRFGFVGITIENKEEHALQVQKILSEYSEIILGRMGLPHLEENKIAVITLIVQSTTDELGGLTGKLGRIAGVSVKSGLTKRPQT
- a CDS encoding pentapeptide repeat-containing protein; the protein is MILGEQPDFLGNERQLKMLQRALEEENILIWNKFNASNGPQFKANLKGINLSGLELKEINLTRANLTGANLTNTDLRFAKLEHAQLSGADLTGADLRGAILNDADLSRATLKKTNLSKARLGRVNLTESDLTGADMTDASLTGAKVKPEGLAKTIISNTKMPGKIKIVSKTDDTNAPPWMKAKEEEQQRKQLRLKQEKAKEEEEKKKRLRRLGIKQSLSSWDDDDD
- a CDS encoding ZIP family metal transporter, with translation MIEWISGFQPVQQALIGTLFTYAVTALGAAMVFFFKNISKKVLDGMLGFAAGVMIAASFWSLLAPSIDMAEQMGMIPWVPPVIGFLVGGAFLRLVDKLLPHLHLNAPMSEVEGVKTSWHKSILLTLAITLHNIPEGLAVGVAFGAVAAGIPSASLAGAVALALGIGIQNFPEGAAVSIPLRREGLSRTKSFMYGQASGIVEPIAGVLGALLVLVMQPVLPYALAFAAGAMIFVVVEEAIPESQSSGNTDIATLGAMVGFAVMMTLDVALG